From the Nostoc sp. PCC 7107 genome, the window ATGAACCTCCCTTGGAAACAGAACTACATCTAGAGCAGATTATGCTCTTACTCAAATGTCTAAAGTGGTTGTGGCGAGACAGGAACGATTTCTACGCTGCTGGAAATCTAACTATTTACTACAGTTGGAATAAACGCAAAGATGAACACTTCCGGGGGCCAGATTTCTTTGTCGTGCTGGATACAGAACGTCGAACTCGCAAAAGTTGGGTCGTTTGGGAAGAGGAAGGGAAATACCCTAACGTAATTTTAGAAATTCTTTCGGAATCAACGGCGAAAACAGATAAAGATTTAAAGAAAAAACTATACCAAAATACCTTCCGCACACCCGATTATTTTTGGTTCGACCCAGAAACTCAAGAATTTGCCGGGTTTCATTTAGTTGATGGTCAATACCAAGTTCTAGAACCCAATGCTCAAGGATATTTGTGGAGTCAGCAGTTAGGTTTATACTTGGGGATTCATGAAGGATTATTGCGATTTTTTACCCCAGAAAACCAATTAGTTCCTACGCCAGAAGAAGCAGCAGAATTTGAACGTCAGCAAAAAGAACTAGCGCAAGCACGAGCCGAAAAGTTAGCAGCTAAACTGCGGGAATTAAATATCGACCCAGAAACAATTGATTAATAGGCAATAGGTGATAGGTTACAGGTGATAGGGGAAAGTTTGCGAATCCATGAGGACTTACGCATAAATGTTAATTGTTGAGCCTGGGTGTCAGGGTTTTGAACACCTACACCCCTACACTCCTACACTCTTATACCCTTACACCCCTCATTTTGATATATTATGCGAACGATCGCCGAAATTAACGAGAAAATCAGCCGCCAGCGTGCAGTCGTTTTCACAGTAGAAGAAGTCAAAGCACGAGTCGCAGAAGTCGGCGTGAGCAAAGTTGCTAAAGAAGTGGATGTAATTACCACTGGCACATTTGAACCAATGGAGTCTAGCGGTGCGATTATTAATCTCGGACACACCGATCCCCCCATCAAAATGCGCCGTTGTTGGATCGATGGTGTACCAGCATATACAGGGTTTGGGGCTGTCGATTTATACTTGGGTGCTAGTTGTGCAGTAGATACAATGGACGGCGAAGAAGTCCGCGAACGTGGTGGTGGTCACGTCATTGAAGATTTGATTGCCGGTAAACAAGTACAAGTGAGGGCGCAAGGGCAAGTCACCGATTGTTACCCACGTGCAACTTTTGAAACAACTATTACCCGTGACACCATCAATCAATTTTATTTATTCAATCCCCGTAACCTGTATCAAAATTTTATCGTGGGTGTGAATGGTGGCGATCGCCCACTTTTTACTTATCTCGGCCCTTTACAACCTTATCTCGGTAACGCTGTCTACTCTAACCCTGGGGCAATTTCTCCTTTATTCAACGACCCCGATTTGCAACTAATTGGCATTGGGACGCGGATTTTTTTAGGCGGCGGTATCGGCTATATAG encodes:
- a CDS encoding Uma2 family endonuclease, whose translation is MSFAKELDAPQATPEDVIFPPGDLYSDEPPLETELHLEQIMLLLKCLKWLWRDRNDFYAAGNLTIYYSWNKRKDEHFRGPDFFVVLDTERRTRKSWVVWEEEGKYPNVILEILSESTAKTDKDLKKKLYQNTFRTPDYFWFDPETQEFAGFHLVDGQYQVLEPNAQGYLWSQQLGLYLGIHEGLLRFFTPENQLVPTPEEAAEFERQQKELAQARAEKLAAKLRELNIDPETID
- a CDS encoding homocysteine biosynthesis protein produces the protein MRTIAEINEKISRQRAVVFTVEEVKARVAEVGVSKVAKEVDVITTGTFEPMESSGAIINLGHTDPPIKMRRCWIDGVPAYTGFGAVDLYLGASCAVDTMDGEEVRERGGGHVIEDLIAGKQVQVRAQGQVTDCYPRATFETTITRDTINQFYLFNPRNLYQNFIVGVNGGDRPLFTYLGPLQPYLGNAVYSNPGAISPLFNDPDLQLIGIGTRIFLGGGIGYIAWEGTQHFPLQKRLANRTPIGPAATLALMGDAKQMQARWVRGCYFKSYGPSLMLGVGIPFPVLNETVVEHCAVQDKDLVAPIVDFSIPRRVRPTFGLVSYAQLKSGRLTIENKPVRTAPLASMSLSRQVALELKQWITAGTFTLTEPVAPIPMERSFLPQDRWTDF